A window of the bacterium BMS3Abin08 genome harbors these coding sequences:
- the sixA gene encoding phosphohistidine phosphatase SixA: MCLYLVQHTEPKSKEEDPERPLSEKGLQEIRKVALHLSWLNIGVDRILHSGKLRAKQTAEALSEELTPPEGLSGTDGLAPLNDPVIWAGRLKEMTGDIMLVGHLPHLEKLASLLLCGDRDKKIVTFRMGGVVCLKREDNGDWSLQWILTPEMAR, from the coding sequence ATGTGCCTTTATCTTGTCCAGCACACAGAGCCAAAGAGCAAAGAGGAAGACCCTGAAAGACCACTCTCTGAGAAGGGCCTTCAGGAGATCAGAAAGGTGGCATTGCATCTGTCTTGGCTGAATATCGGGGTTGACAGGATACTCCATAGTGGTAAGCTGCGGGCAAAGCAGACAGCAGAGGCCCTGTCTGAGGAGCTAACCCCCCCTGAAGGCTTATCGGGAACAGATGGGCTTGCACCCCTGAATGACCCTGTAATATGGGCAGGTCGCCTGAAAGAGATGACAGGCGATATTATGCTTGTAGGGCATCTTCCGCACCTGGAGAAGCTCGCCTCCCTGTTGCTTTGTGGAGACAGGGATAAGAAGATCGTTACATTCAGGATGGGCGGAGTTGTCTGCCTGAAGAGGGAGGACAACGGCGATTGGTCTTTACAGTGGATATTGACTCCCGAGATGGCCCG
- a CDS encoding cupin domain protein, translating into MKIVQLSDITEEGLSHAPEIKKKVMLRPGDLPHLTNFSQAYFVPRQRAAAHSHSDMFEVFLVESGSGVIRVDGEEHRLEKGTCVVVQPGEVHEIVNSGTGVLVLTYFGIEA; encoded by the coding sequence GTGAAAATAGTGCAGCTTTCCGATATCACAGAAGAGGGGCTTTCTCACGCCCCGGAGATTAAAAAGAAGGTAATGCTCAGGCCCGGTGACCTGCCGCACCTGACAAATTTCTCTCAGGCCTATTTCGTGCCCCGCCAAAGGGCTGCGGCACATTCCCATAGCGACATGTTTGAGGTATTCCTGGTGGAATCCGGCTCAGGTGTAATACGGGTGGATGGGGAGGAACACCGTCTTGAAAAGGGGACCTGTGTTGTGGTTCAACCCGGTGAGGTCCATGAGATTGTCAATTCCGGGACAGGGGTATTGGTTCTTACCTATTTTGGAATTGAGGCTTGA